In Ptiloglossa arizonensis isolate GNS036 chromosome 6, iyPtiAriz1_principal, whole genome shotgun sequence, a single window of DNA contains:
- the Rchy1 gene encoding ring finger and CHY zinc finger domain containing 1 isoform X2 translates to MGKRRRRRRKRQEFKVQDDMENNDEARTVAERASTSKEESSSPGTTDDNYGCEHYKRKSKFVTPCCNKVYTCRFCHDKRESHTVNRKEVTELICVLCDTRQPVQATCQNCHCRFGKYTCLECNLFDDEDKNQYHCDGCGICRVGGRDRFFHCAKCNMCLPVQLQNGHTCVENVSHANCPVCLEDIHTSRIPCHIPNCGHLLHRTCFEELLHSGHYACPICQVSLLDMTDLWRFLDMEVSLTPMPEEYRDYKVDILCKDCHEESTVKFHVVGLKCLNCGSYNTCRVKGSPSPDPETLDEAAGGRTDTGDEEKSQRQNSEY, encoded by the exons ATGGGAAAAAGGAGGCGGCGGAGGAGAAAGAGGCAGGAATTTAAGGTTCAAGACGACATGGAGAATAACGACGAAGCGCGAACTGTCGCCGAACGTGCGTCGACGTCCAAGGAGGAATCGTCTTCTCCCGGCACCACCGATGACAATTACGGCTGTGAGCACTACAAGCGAAAGTCGAAGTTTGTG ACACCCTGCTGCAACAAAGTATACACGTGCCGATTCTGCCACGACAAGCGGGAAAGTCACACTGTAAACAGAAAAGAAGTCACAGAACTGATATGCGTTTTGTGCGACACCCGTCAGCCGGTACAAGCGACTTGTCAGAACTGTCACTGTCGTTTCGGCAAATACACGTGTCTCGAATGCAATCTGTTCGACGACGAAGACAAGAATCAATATCACTGCGATGGCTGTGGGATATGCAGAGTCGGCGGTCGTGACCGATTTTTCCATTGTGCCAAGTGCAACATGTGTTTGCCAGTTCAGTTACAAAATGGACACACG tGCGTGGAAAATGTTTCACACGCAAATTGCCCTGTCTGTCTGGAGGATATTCACACAAGTCGTATACCCTGTCACATTCCAAACTGCGGTCATTTACTGCACCGTACATGTTTTGAGGAATTGTTACACTCAGGACATTATGCTTGTCCCATTTGCCAAGTATCGCTCCTAGATATGACTGATTTATGGAGATTTTTAGACATGGAAGTATCATTAACACCAATGCCAGAGGAGTATAGAGATTACAAGGTCGACATTCTGTGCAAAGACTGTCATGAA GAGTCGACAGTAAAATTCCATGTTGTAGGTTTGAAATGTTTAAATTGTGGGAGTTATAACACTTGCAGGGTTAAAGGTTCCCCTTCTCCGG ATCCAGAAACATTGGACGAAGCAGCTGGTGGCAGGACGGACACGGGGGATGAAGAAAAATCGCAACGCCAGAACTCTGAGTATTAA
- the Rchy1 gene encoding ring finger and CHY zinc finger domain containing 1 isoform X1, with protein MGKRRRRRRKRQEFKVQDDMENNDEARTVAERASTSKEESSSPGTTDDNYGCEHYKRKSKFVTPCCNKVYTCRFCHDKRESHTVNRKEVTELICVLCDTRQPVQATCQNCHCRFGKYTCLECNLFDDEDKNQYHCDGCGICRVGGRDRFFHCAKCNMCLPVQLQNGHTCVENVSHANCPVCLEDIHTSRIPCHIPNCGHLLHRTCFEELLHSGHYACPICQVSLLDMTDLWRFLDMEVSLTPMPEEYRDYKVDILCKDCHEESTVKFHVVGLKCLNCGSYNTCRVKGSPSPADPETLDEAAGGRTDTGDEEKSQRQNSEY; from the exons ATGGGAAAAAGGAGGCGGCGGAGGAGAAAGAGGCAGGAATTTAAGGTTCAAGACGACATGGAGAATAACGACGAAGCGCGAACTGTCGCCGAACGTGCGTCGACGTCCAAGGAGGAATCGTCTTCTCCCGGCACCACCGATGACAATTACGGCTGTGAGCACTACAAGCGAAAGTCGAAGTTTGTG ACACCCTGCTGCAACAAAGTATACACGTGCCGATTCTGCCACGACAAGCGGGAAAGTCACACTGTAAACAGAAAAGAAGTCACAGAACTGATATGCGTTTTGTGCGACACCCGTCAGCCGGTACAAGCGACTTGTCAGAACTGTCACTGTCGTTTCGGCAAATACACGTGTCTCGAATGCAATCTGTTCGACGACGAAGACAAGAATCAATATCACTGCGATGGCTGTGGGATATGCAGAGTCGGCGGTCGTGACCGATTTTTCCATTGTGCCAAGTGCAACATGTGTTTGCCAGTTCAGTTACAAAATGGACACACG tGCGTGGAAAATGTTTCACACGCAAATTGCCCTGTCTGTCTGGAGGATATTCACACAAGTCGTATACCCTGTCACATTCCAAACTGCGGTCATTTACTGCACCGTACATGTTTTGAGGAATTGTTACACTCAGGACATTATGCTTGTCCCATTTGCCAAGTATCGCTCCTAGATATGACTGATTTATGGAGATTTTTAGACATGGAAGTATCATTAACACCAATGCCAGAGGAGTATAGAGATTACAAGGTCGACATTCTGTGCAAAGACTGTCATGAA GAGTCGACAGTAAAATTCCATGTTGTAGGTTTGAAATGTTTAAATTGTGGGAGTTATAACACTTGCAGGGTTAAAGGTTCCCCTTCTCCGG CAGATCCAGAAACATTGGACGAAGCAGCTGGTGGCAGGACGGACACGGGGGATGAAGAAAAATCGCAACGCCAGAACTCTGAGTATTAA